Proteins from a genomic interval of bacterium:
- a CDS encoding SBBP repeat-containing protein yields the protein MNKTGLTACILTGIAFSCLIPSPLPAQNVTLDYSTYLGGSSNEDVGYSVVVDSSGEAYIGGYTNSTNFPTVDPYQSSYNGTYDAYLAKLSSSGSSLIYSTYLGGTNSNDYCYGMDIDSSGCAYLVGYTMAIDFPTVNPYQASRAGSADVFVTKFSSTGSSLVYSTYLGGVSNELARCIEIGTDDRAYVSGYTVSTNFPTVNPYQPSLAGNYDIFITIMSAAGTSIEFSTYFGGYYSYEEGYGIKIDADENIYVAGYTRSTDFPTLNSYQASIAGGSDIYALKFAPNGSSLIYSSIWGGDADDTGYGLAIDTAGAAYVVGDTQSTNGAVLFPTTAGAFQTAPTGGTNDVFVTKLSSTGSSLVYSTFLGGDDEDIGQAITIDPSQNVYVTGYTRSYDFPTFYPYQASNDAGSADVFVTKFNSTGSNVYYSTYLGGGLDDMGYGIALHPNAPGSVTVTGRCASNNFPTVNPYQPSIQTYYDTFISKLTQNTGTSPTPTPSSTPTPPPTAPPTVTPTPSVTPTSSATPTPSATPSPSGTPTPSVTPTPSTTPSVTPTASVTPTPSVTPTPSTTPTATPSATPTPSVTPTPSVTPTPSTTPTA from the coding sequence ATGAACAAGACCGGCTTGACGGCATGCATTTTGACGGGCATCGCCTTTTCCTGCCTCATACCATCTCCCCTTCCGGCCCAGAACGTCACTCTTGACTATTCGACCTACCTGGGCGGTTCGAGCAACGAGGACGTCGGATATTCCGTCGTCGTCGATTCGTCCGGCGAGGCCTACATCGGAGGCTACACCAACTCCACCAACTTCCCCACCGTGGACCCCTACCAATCCTCCTACAACGGGACCTACGACGCCTACCTGGCCAAGCTCTCCTCCTCCGGTTCGAGTCTCATCTACTCGACCTACCTGGGCGGAACGAACAGCAACGATTACTGCTACGGCATGGATATCGACTCTTCCGGATGCGCCTACCTCGTGGGATACACGATGGCGATCGACTTCCCCACGGTCAACCCCTACCAGGCGTCCCGCGCCGGGAGCGCCGACGTCTTCGTCACCAAGTTCTCCTCCACCGGTTCCTCCCTCGTCTACTCGACCTACCTGGGAGGGGTCTCGAACGAGCTGGCCCGCTGCATCGAGATCGGGACCGACGACCGCGCCTATGTCTCCGGGTACACGGTCTCCACCAATTTCCCCACCGTGAACCCCTATCAGCCTTCCCTGGCCGGGAATTACGACATCTTCATCACCATCATGAGCGCCGCCGGTACCTCCATCGAGTTCTCCACCTATTTCGGGGGGTATTATTCTTATGAGGAAGGGTACGGCATCAAAATCGACGCGGACGAGAACATCTACGTGGCCGGCTATACCCGGAGCACCGATTTCCCCACCCTGAACTCCTACCAGGCGTCCATTGCCGGGGGCAGCGACATCTACGCCCTCAAGTTCGCCCCCAACGGGTCCTCCCTGATCTATTCGAGCATCTGGGGCGGCGACGCCGACGATACCGGCTACGGCCTGGCCATCGACACGGCCGGGGCGGCCTACGTGGTCGGCGACACCCAGAGCACCAACGGAGCGGTGCTCTTCCCCACCACCGCCGGAGCGTTCCAGACCGCGCCGACCGGGGGTACGAACGACGTCTTCGTAACCAAGCTCTCGTCCACCGGTTCCTCCCTGGTCTACTCGACGTTTCTGGGGGGGGACGACGAGGACATCGGGCAGGCGATAACCATCGATCCGTCCCAGAACGTGTACGTCACCGGGTATACCCGCTCCTACGACTTTCCCACGTTCTACCCCTACCAGGCTTCGAACGATGCGGGCAGCGCCGACGTTTTCGTCACCAAGTTCAACTCCACCGGTTCGAACGTCTACTACTCGACCTACCTGGGCGGGGGACTGGACGATATGGGCTACGGCATCGCCCTGCACCCGAACGCTCCCGGGAGCGTCACCGTCACCGGCCGGTGCGCGTCCAACAATTTCCCCACGGTCAATCCCTATCAGCCTTCCATCCAAACCTACTACGATACCTTCATCTCCAAACTAACCCAGAACACGGGGACCTCGCCCACCCCGACCCCCAGCTCCACCCCTACTCCTCCCCCTACCGCGCCCCCCACCGTAACCCCGACGCCGTCGGTTACTCCGACCTCTTCGGCGACCCCGACTCCGTCCGCCACTCCTTCCCCCTCGGGTACTCCAACCCCGTCCGTTACTCCCACCCCATCGACCACACCATCGGTGACCCCGACTGCGTCCGTCACCCCCACCCCCTCGGTTACTCCGACGCCGTCGACCACCCCGACCGCCACGCCTTCGGCCACTCCGACTCCGTCCGTCACCCCCACCCCCTCGGTTACTCCGACGCCGTCGACCACCCCGACCGC
- a CDS encoding tetratricopeptide repeat protein, whose amino-acid sequence MTGRGKTILMPAAIVVLSLCLYAPGLRNEFTFDDFPEIVDNPLIRDLDWGALWQAYLPGPGKVRPPGRFFPLLTFSVNYAVAGTEPFGYHLVNILLNGGVCLLVYLVGLELFPGEYRLSFLTALLFASHPVHSEVVAAAVGRSELLSSFCFLSAVLLYWRNTRGERAGWSAGYWFSVPLLLIGILSKATAWTLPLVAAVFDAYRFRPAPGRPRREYLPVFVYRLKKFYLPYCLVPAVILGLTAGMLPAREEMGSNYLVVLPFGGRLAAALGILARYLCLLVWPFRLSADYGYSHLSAAPSWLRAALAAGGAAAIAGGGALAWASLKRKGRYFLAVFIFAVNYLIISNLFFLINVSMAERLIYMASWGFCLAAALALESGFRRFGRGGRACLLVLVSAVLLAYSLRVLTRNRDWRDNFTLFAAAHRVCPTSCRVNYNLGLEYSRRGMPDRAIFHYGEAVRVLPWNPLYRLNLGEAYARKGDMGKAVEQFEEVVRLEPEEPGGYINLAAACNRMGLADRAIGSLLIARRLAPDDWRVYSNLGDSFRLRRELARAERAYETSLRGHPDDWQAWNKLGAVKLGLEKPREAVACFRRAIDCFPECKEAYNNLGLLYALSGEAEEAARAYRKALAIDPGFEKAKNNLNRLLGR is encoded by the coding sequence ATGACGGGTCGCGGCAAAACAATCCTGATGCCGGCGGCGATCGTCGTCCTTTCCCTCTGCCTCTATGCCCCCGGCCTCCGCAACGAATTCACCTTCGACGACTTTCCGGAAATCGTCGACAATCCCCTGATCAGGGACCTGGACTGGGGGGCGCTCTGGCAGGCCTATCTCCCCGGTCCGGGAAAGGTCCGCCCGCCGGGGAGATTTTTCCCGCTCCTCACCTTCTCGGTCAACTACGCCGTCGCCGGGACGGAGCCGTTCGGGTACCACCTGGTCAATATCCTGCTCAACGGCGGCGTCTGCCTGCTCGTCTACCTGGTGGGGCTGGAACTGTTCCCGGGTGAATACCGGCTGTCGTTCCTTACGGCTTTATTGTTCGCCTCGCATCCGGTTCACTCCGAAGTAGTGGCGGCGGCGGTGGGGCGGTCCGAACTTCTCTCCAGTTTCTGTTTCCTCTCCGCCGTCCTGTTGTATTGGCGAAACACCAGGGGTGAACGGGCCGGCTGGTCGGCGGGCTATTGGTTTTCGGTCCCGCTTCTGCTGATCGGCATCCTTTCCAAGGCGACGGCCTGGACGCTTCCCCTGGTCGCGGCCGTTTTCGACGCGTACCGTTTCCGGCCCGCTCCGGGCCGGCCCCGGCGGGAGTATCTCCCGGTCTTTGTCTACCGGCTGAAGAAATTCTATCTCCCCTACTGCCTGGTCCCGGCGGTTATTCTCGGTTTGACGGCGGGGATGCTGCCCGCCCGGGAAGAGATGGGCTCCAACTATCTGGTCGTCCTTCCCTTCGGGGGGCGGCTCGCCGCCGCCCTGGGTATCCTGGCCCGTTACCTCTGCCTGCTGGTCTGGCCTTTCCGCTTGAGCGCCGATTACGGCTACAGCCACCTCTCCGCCGCGCCTTCCTGGCTTCGGGCCGCCCTGGCCGCCGGGGGGGCGGCCGCCATCGCGGGAGGGGGAGCCCTGGCCTGGGCTTCGCTGAAACGGAAAGGGCGATATTTCCTGGCGGTCTTCATCTTCGCCGTCAATTACCTGATAATCTCCAACCTTTTCTTCCTCATTAACGTCTCCATGGCGGAGCGGCTGATCTACATGGCTTCGTGGGGGTTCTGCCTGGCCGCGGCCCTGGCCCTGGAGAGCGGATTCCGAAGATTCGGCCGCGGGGGGAGGGCCTGCCTCCTGGTTCTGGTATCCGCCGTTCTCCTCGCCTATTCCCTTCGCGTTCTGACCAGGAACCGGGACTGGCGGGACAACTTCACGCTCTTCGCCGCCGCCCACCGCGTCTGCCCGACCAGCTGCCGGGTCAACTACAACCTGGGGCTGGAATACTCCCGGAGAGGGATGCCGGACCGGGCGATTTTTCATTACGGGGAAGCCGTACGCGTTCTCCCCTGGAACCCGCTCTACCGGCTCAACCTGGGCGAGGCCTACGCCCGGAAGGGGGATATGGGGAAGGCGGTGGAGCAATTCGAAGAAGTCGTACGCCTGGAGCCGGAGGAGCCCGGGGGTTACATCAACCTGGCGGCCGCCTGCAACCGGATGGGCCTGGCGGACCGGGCGATCGGGTCTCTTCTCATCGCCCGGAGACTCGCCCCGGACGACTGGCGCGTCTATTCCAACCTGGGGGACTCCTTCCGACTCCGGCGGGAATTAGCCCGGGCGGAGCGCGCGTACGAAACTTCGCTGCGCGGCCATCCGGACGACTGGCAGGCGTGGAACAAGCTGGGAGCGGTCAAGCTCGGGTTGGAGAAACCGCGGGAGGCGGTCGCCTGCTTCCGCCGGGCGATAGACTGTTTCCCGGAATGCAAAGAAGCCTATAATAATCTCGGGCTTCTGTACGCTCTGTCGGGAGAAGCCGAGGAAGCTGCCCGGGCCTACCGGAAAGCCCTGGCGATAGATCCCGGTTTTGAAAAAGCCAAAAACAACCTGAACCGGCTCCTGGGCCGATGA
- a CDS encoding glycosyltransferase → MTRDAQGGPDISVIVAVGREDFSRCLASLLDQDFSRDRYEVILASDRGAGLPPSAGAVVVPVAGENPSVKRNAGARRARGRILAFIDDDAWARRDWLANGFRFLKEYPGAAGVGGPRLLPPGASFRQRATDIIAHSRFFGNGHGNWREMNVKNKVPHGMINSCNYFIRRELFLELGGYNEAIGYGGEDTEFVYRAVTEGGCLFGYTWDIVVFHPPRDLGWELIRQRFRYRVQNGKMLWVHPGIYLSRWTFSAGFFGISLFLAASALKPIVFPLGLIVYFFCAGLVSLKYARYDPRFVLVLPPAFFIHHVIYYLAIWKGILTGLFQRSSIRKIRDFKHTR, encoded by the coding sequence ATGACACGAGACGCTCAAGGTGGACCCGATATCTCCGTGATCGTGGCGGTGGGGAGGGAGGATTTCAGCCGCTGCCTGGCTTCCCTCCTCGATCAGGACTTTTCCCGTGATCGTTACGAGGTCATCCTGGCCTCCGACCGGGGGGCGGGGTTGCCGCCGTCCGCCGGAGCCGTGGTCGTGCCCGTCGCCGGGGAAAATCCCTCCGTGAAGAGGAACGCAGGGGCCCGCCGGGCCCGGGGCAGGATTCTGGCCTTCATCGATGACGATGCCTGGGCCCGGCGGGACTGGCTGGCGAACGGATTCCGGTTTTTAAAAGAGTACCCCGGGGCCGCCGGGGTCGGGGGCCCCCGACTGCTGCCTCCCGGCGCTTCGTTCCGCCAGCGGGCCACCGACATCATCGCCCATTCCCGGTTCTTCGGCAACGGGCACGGAAACTGGCGGGAGATGAACGTCAAAAACAAGGTTCCCCACGGAATGATAAATTCCTGCAATTACTTCATCCGCCGTGAGCTTTTTCTGGAACTGGGGGGGTATAACGAAGCCATCGGATACGGCGGCGAGGACACCGAATTCGTCTACCGGGCGGTTACCGAAGGCGGCTGCCTCTTCGGATACACCTGGGACATCGTCGTCTTTCACCCCCCCCGGGACCTGGGGTGGGAACTGATCAGGCAGCGCTTCCGCTACCGGGTCCAGAACGGGAAGATGCTCTGGGTCCATCCCGGGATCTATCTCTCCCGATGGACCTTCAGCGCCGGGTTTTTCGGCATCAGCCTGTTTCTCGCGGCCTCGGCGCTGAAGCCGATCGTCTTCCCTCTCGGCCTGATCGTCTACTTTTTCTGCGCCGGGCTGGTTTCCCTGAAATACGCCCGCTACGATCCGCGTTTCGTCCTGGTGCTACCCCCCGCGTTTTTCATTCACCACGTCATCTATTACCTCGCCATCTGGAAAGGGATCCTGACCGGGCTCTTCCAGCGTTCATCGATCCGAAAGATCAGGGATTTCAAGCATACCCGGTAG